Proteins from one Natrinema salinisoli genomic window:
- a CDS encoding TIGR04347 family pseudo-SAM/SPASM protein, whose protein sequence is MISISKLLCDLDAEGDGLRYDAAEGSDKPQITEEKQRRPVVVWNTTRRCNLYCSHCYAAAETEPATGEFSTAEAKSFLDQLAAYGAPVILFSGGEPLVRDDLVELVSYAADRGLRPVLSSNGTLLTREKADALRDAGLQYAGISVDGLPERNDRFRGEDGAFDAAVRGIENCLEAGLKTGLRYTITEANAPDLEGVVDLLVDKGLDRFCFYHLDYGGRGAEIVDADLSPVEKREAIEQVADLTLDYHDRGEEIETLLVGNYADAAFLVEYARENFGEAKARAVYDYLERNGGDPTGERVADVDYQGNVHLTQFWQGYSLGNVRDRPFGEIWEDESNPLLEALRNREEHLKGKCADCQYQSICRGASRLRALATTGDLFAPDPQCYLHDDEVRGESGGSVVGGAAD, encoded by the coding sequence GCCGAGGGGTCGGACAAGCCACAGATCACCGAGGAGAAACAGCGGCGACCGGTCGTCGTCTGGAACACGACCCGCCGGTGTAACCTGTACTGTTCGCACTGCTACGCCGCTGCCGAGACCGAACCCGCGACCGGCGAATTCAGTACTGCTGAGGCGAAGTCATTCCTCGACCAGCTCGCGGCGTACGGCGCGCCGGTCATTCTCTTTTCCGGCGGCGAACCGCTCGTCCGCGACGATCTGGTCGAACTCGTCTCCTACGCGGCCGATCGCGGACTTCGGCCGGTTCTGTCCTCGAACGGAACGTTGCTCACTCGCGAGAAAGCCGACGCATTACGCGATGCGGGGCTCCAGTACGCCGGCATCTCCGTCGACGGCCTGCCCGAGCGAAACGACCGCTTCCGCGGCGAGGACGGCGCGTTCGACGCCGCCGTCCGCGGTATCGAAAACTGCCTCGAGGCCGGTCTCAAGACAGGCCTCCGCTACACGATCACCGAGGCGAACGCGCCGGACCTCGAGGGTGTCGTCGACTTGCTCGTGGACAAGGGGCTCGACCGGTTCTGTTTCTACCACCTCGATTACGGCGGCCGCGGTGCCGAGATCGTCGACGCCGATCTCTCGCCGGTCGAGAAACGGGAGGCGATCGAACAGGTGGCCGACCTGACCCTCGACTATCACGACCGGGGCGAGGAGATCGAGACCCTGCTCGTGGGCAACTACGCCGACGCCGCCTTCCTCGTCGAGTACGCGCGCGAGAACTTCGGCGAGGCGAAGGCGCGGGCGGTATACGACTACCTCGAGCGAAACGGCGGCGACCCGACGGGCGAGCGGGTCGCCGACGTCGACTATCAGGGCAACGTCCACCTCACGCAGTTCTGGCAGGGGTACAGTCTGGGCAACGTCCGGGACCGCCCCTTCGGCGAGATCTGGGAGGACGAGTCGAACCCGCTGCTTGAGGCGCTGCGAAACCGCGAGGAGCACCTGAAGGGGAAGTGTGCGGACTGTCAGTATCAGTCGATCTGTCGCGGGGCGTCCCGGCTGCGGGCGCTGGCGACGACCGGGGACCTCTTCGCGCCGGATCCGCAGTGTTACCTGCACGATGACGAGGTGCGCGGAGAGAGCGGGGGATCCGTCGTCGGCGGTGCCGCGGATTGA
- a CDS encoding DUF7577 domain-containing protein: protein MGTRTRTIDEPVTCRACGTENEHSYTYCRHCLGQLPARPDSSR, encoded by the coding sequence ATGGGTACTCGAACACGGACGATCGACGAACCGGTTACCTGCCGGGCGTGTGGAACGGAGAACGAACACAGCTACACCTACTGCCGCCACTGTCTCGGACAACTTCCCGCGCGGCCCGATTCCAGCCGCTGA
- a CDS encoding CGCGG family rSAM-modified RiPP protein — MSETASDVEPVTRRDHEASWSGNLEGPEHAANRELVVEQAKGAIDATATGFHVNLVTHGEHGHPESYLWDELEAAFDGIRFEYVDRCGCGGHVTRVHVDD, encoded by the coding sequence ATGAGCGAAACCGCCTCCGACGTCGAACCCGTCACGCGCCGCGACCACGAGGCGTCGTGGTCGGGGAACCTCGAAGGACCCGAACACGCCGCGAACCGAGAGCTCGTCGTCGAACAGGCGAAAGGCGCGATCGACGCGACGGCCACGGGCTTCCACGTCAACCTCGTCACCCACGGCGAACACGGCCACCCCGAATCGTATCTCTGGGACGAACTCGAGGCCGCGTTCGACGGAATTCGTTTCGAGTACGTCGATCGGTGTGGCTGTGGCGGGCACGTGACCCGCGTCCACGTCGACGACTGA
- a CDS encoding pterin cluster protein translates to MGTNQAATAADRRSDRTGDRDLDTTTVTVRCTGHVRTAVGTHELEFTFEGDRLRDFLEDFFEEYDLEDMLIAETEADATHSGWAPVPDDLPGTWRKNPEGDQTRPYARVCINGRFNEHCGGFEAELTDDDRVALIYPFMFCC, encoded by the coding sequence ATGGGAACCAATCAAGCCGCGACCGCCGCCGACCGACGATCGGACCGAACTGGCGACCGAGACCTCGACACGACGACCGTGACCGTCCGCTGTACCGGTCACGTCCGCACCGCCGTCGGCACGCACGAACTCGAGTTCACGTTCGAGGGAGATCGACTCCGGGACTTCCTCGAGGACTTCTTCGAGGAATACGACCTCGAGGACATGCTGATCGCCGAGACCGAAGCGGACGCGACCCACAGCGGCTGGGCGCCGGTGCCCGACGACCTGCCCGGAACCTGGCGCAAGAATCCGGAGGGCGACCAGACCAGGCCGTACGCGCGGGTGTGCATCAACGGCCGCTTCAACGAACACTGCGGCGGCTTCGAGGCGGAACTCACGGACGACGACCGCGTCGCGCTGATCTACCCGTTCATGTTCTGTTGTTGA
- a CDS encoding cation:proton antiporter, with product MALDVYTVGLVVIGLALFGVAVLPRFAAGRAISLPIFFVAFGMVVFGLPIGLPPPDPLEQGTTTEHFAELGVIVALMGVGLKIDRVPGVRAWASTWRLLAITMPLSIAGAAALGRWLGFVIPTAILLGACIAPTDPVLASEVQVRGPGMGTEAEGVEEAAGGEDEVRFALTSEAGLNDGLAFPFTNLAIAIALVGLAPGNWLGEWLLVDVGYRIVVGVIAGVVLGSLTARAVFATEPTTPVAESVRGLEAIAGTLFVYGATELVGGYGFIAVFVAALMVRHYERSHDYNRSLHEVSEFTEQVMMALIMLFFGGAIVGGLLQPLTLEAIVAVIAIVFVVRPLAGVVGFLGFDRDPVERATIAFFGVRGIGSFYYLAYALNAAAFPDADVLWAVVGAVVLLSIVVHGITATPAVRWLEKRAE from the coding sequence ATGGCTCTCGACGTGTACACCGTCGGTCTGGTCGTCATCGGCCTCGCGCTGTTCGGGGTGGCCGTCCTTCCGCGGTTCGCCGCCGGCCGCGCGATCTCGCTGCCGATCTTCTTCGTCGCCTTCGGGATGGTCGTCTTCGGCCTCCCGATCGGGCTTCCCCCGCCCGACCCGTTGGAGCAGGGGACCACGACGGAACACTTCGCGGAACTCGGCGTCATCGTCGCCCTGATGGGCGTCGGTCTGAAAATAGATCGGGTTCCGGGAGTGCGTGCGTGGGCATCGACCTGGCGACTGCTCGCGATCACGATGCCGCTGTCGATCGCCGGCGCAGCCGCCCTCGGGCGGTGGCTCGGTTTCGTGATACCGACTGCGATCCTGCTGGGTGCCTGCATCGCGCCGACTGACCCGGTGCTGGCGTCGGAAGTACAGGTCCGCGGACCGGGAATGGGGACCGAAGCGGAAGGGGTGGAAGAGGCGGCCGGGGGAGAGGACGAGGTCCGGTTCGCGCTGACCTCGGAGGCCGGATTGAACGACGGACTCGCCTTCCCGTTTACCAATCTGGCGATCGCGATCGCGCTCGTCGGGCTCGCGCCCGGCAACTGGCTCGGCGAGTGGCTCCTGGTCGACGTCGGGTACCGAATCGTCGTCGGCGTAATCGCTGGCGTCGTCCTCGGCTCCCTGACCGCTCGTGCCGTCTTCGCGACTGAGCCGACGACCCCCGTGGCGGAATCGGTCCGGGGACTCGAGGCAATCGCGGGAACTCTGTTCGTCTACGGGGCGACCGAACTCGTCGGTGGATACGGCTTCATCGCGGTCTTCGTCGCGGCGCTGATGGTGCGCCACTACGAGCGATCGCACGACTACAACCGGTCGCTCCACGAAGTCAGCGAGTTCACCGAACAGGTCATGATGGCCCTCATCATGCTCTTTTTCGGCGGGGCGATCGTCGGCGGGCTCCTCCAGCCGCTCACGCTCGAGGCGATCGTCGCGGTGATCGCGATCGTGTTCGTCGTTCGGCCGCTCGCCGGGGTCGTGGGATTCCTCGGATTCGATCGGGACCCCGTCGAACGGGCGACGATCGCGTTCTTCGGCGTGCGCGGAATCGGCTCCTTCTACTATCTCGCGTACGCGCTCAACGCGGCTGCGTTCCCCGACGCCGACGTACTGTGGGCCGTCGTCGGCGCCGTCGTCCTGCTGTCGATCGTCGTCCACGGGATCACCGCGACGCCCGCGGTCCGCTGGCTCGAGAAGCGAGCGGAATAG
- a CDS encoding HalOD1 output domain-containing protein, which yields MLLSVDQSDTSAGQSISFDVIAAVAEAEGIDPVELEPPEYDALYDVINPEALDSLFATRENGKERPTGRVEFHFCGYDVVVTNDGDVDVSDRDGDRE from the coding sequence ATGCTACTCTCAGTCGATCAGTCGGACACATCAGCCGGGCAGTCTATCAGCTTCGACGTTATCGCTGCCGTCGCCGAAGCGGAGGGGATCGATCCCGTCGAACTCGAGCCGCCGGAGTACGACGCTCTCTACGACGTAATCAACCCGGAAGCGCTCGATTCGCTCTTTGCGACTCGCGAAAACGGCAAAGAACGACCGACCGGACGCGTCGAATTCCACTTCTGTGGCTACGACGTCGTCGTCACGAACGACGGCGATGTCGACGTCTCCGATCGCGACGGCGACCGCGAGTAA
- a CDS encoding acyl-CoA thioesterase yields the protein MDDYSYETTVDVRLRDIDFMGHVNNATYATYLEQAREDFFRDVLDISLVETDTVLVHLEIEYVKPIEADDTVTVALRVPELGDSSIPIEYEIRANGSQAATAHTVQVLADPETGGSQSVPPEWRTRIERHR from the coding sequence ATGGACGATTACAGCTACGAGACGACCGTCGACGTTCGGCTCCGCGACATCGATTTCATGGGGCACGTCAACAACGCGACCTACGCGACGTACCTCGAACAGGCTCGCGAGGACTTCTTCCGTGACGTGCTCGATATCTCGCTGGTCGAGACGGACACGGTGTTAGTCCACCTCGAGATCGAGTACGTGAAACCGATCGAGGCCGACGACACCGTCACGGTTGCGCTTCGCGTCCCGGAACTCGGCGACTCGAGCATCCCGATCGAGTACGAAATCCGAGCGAACGGGTCGCAAGCGGCGACCGCACACACCGTTCAAGTGCTCGCTGATCCGGAAACTGGCGGGTCCCAGTCCGTTCCTCCGGAGTGGCGAACGCGAATCGAACGACACCGGTGA
- a CDS encoding ribonuclease H-like domain-containing protein yields MRIENSFIPVRGVGETTERRLWENGITHWDEFDGSVVGSTLADRIETFIDDGWTHLERGDVSVFAEALPASSRWRCYENVRSETCFLDIETTGLDASCNDVTTVSVHRGGETKTFVKDRDLTSERLERELDESALLVTFNGQRFDVPFLETCFDVDVDVPHVDIMYPCKKLGLDGGLKAIEKDLGIDRDMPDLSGRDAVRLWHEYERGDESSLETLVEYNRADTRNMEPLMEIVADRLHENVFEAATADD; encoded by the coding sequence GTGCGAATCGAGAACAGTTTCATTCCCGTCCGCGGCGTCGGGGAAACCACCGAACGCCGCCTGTGGGAGAACGGCATCACCCACTGGGACGAGTTCGACGGCAGCGTCGTCGGGTCGACGCTGGCCGATCGGATCGAGACGTTTATCGACGACGGCTGGACCCACCTCGAGCGCGGGGACGTCTCCGTCTTCGCCGAGGCGCTCCCGGCGTCCAGTCGCTGGCGGTGTTACGAGAACGTCAGGTCCGAGACGTGTTTTCTGGACATCGAGACGACCGGACTCGACGCCTCGTGTAACGACGTGACGACCGTCAGCGTCCACCGCGGCGGCGAGACGAAGACCTTCGTCAAGGACCGCGACCTCACGAGCGAGCGCCTCGAGCGGGAGCTCGACGAGTCAGCGCTGCTGGTCACGTTCAACGGCCAGCGCTTCGACGTGCCCTTCCTCGAGACCTGTTTCGACGTCGACGTCGATGTCCCGCACGTCGATATCATGTACCCCTGCAAGAAGCTCGGGCTCGACGGCGGGCTGAAAGCGATCGAAAAAGATCTCGGCATCGACCGGGACATGCCGGACCTCAGCGGACGCGATGCGGTCCGTCTCTGGCACGAGTACGAACGCGGCGACGAGAGCTCCCTCGAGACGCTCGTCGAGTACAACCGAGCGGACACGCGCAATATGGAGCCGCTGATGGAGATCGTCGCGGATCGGCTCCACGAGAACGTCTTCGAGGCGGCGACGGCCGACGACTGA
- a CDS encoding AAA family ATPase, producing the protein MVDASTELLGGAAVTVFLALLFFGVVVLWDVALALRSVGDKIDKLEDNIDDDLTDIAHSLDNMSNAPRGGGGTQLHLSGGTISSGGDPNQPQQAQQPQQAGQQRAAGPQQAAAGQTGSPGAPESGPQSQTQYHQQPRAAGERGESREERASNEPSADPDEDPSDEAKVREPADETDEGDTEASVEEAVSEDPSASDAEADADDEQPQHPRAEHNRGRFITSPDRTAWYATPLDRDAIDAAGPTIAGALPDGSASGIDESEIIAAGPGDSSESDPSDEEQTVATPMPGAGTEAAVDEDADVDDSTEGEPVADDEPTDDTQADSERDSGENHEPAIDGDEDAEESDEDESEVEADDTADGTADDEIPQSPDEIDVLSFDDEADDVSEDQSSANANGENPPGDAGRETDRQPGPPDEEESGTDVPDTVDERSETDVSTLESTTDSETAGERETEPTDSEAENDAGEPAVDDGDEPAADTLSSFEFEEGQFEADEPDVTVEEAVDTMNEDAPAPELSSHRFDVRAEETDDGSAVLTLEFGAETIDITGSTERLLQYQMQSFAEKDSTPDADVTIGRDRIVIEIPDSDGAAIQQWGEAAVSIIDRTLYLSDNSDDS; encoded by the coding sequence ATGGTCGACGCTAGTACTGAGCTTCTCGGCGGAGCCGCCGTAACTGTCTTCCTCGCACTCTTGTTCTTCGGCGTCGTCGTCCTCTGGGACGTCGCTCTCGCCCTCCGGAGCGTCGGTGACAAGATCGACAAGCTCGAGGACAATATCGACGACGATCTGACGGACATCGCACACAGTCTGGACAATATGTCGAACGCGCCCCGCGGTGGTGGCGGAACACAGCTTCACCTGAGCGGCGGCACGATCAGCTCCGGTGGCGACCCGAACCAACCCCAACAGGCCCAGCAGCCACAGCAGGCGGGCCAGCAACGGGCAGCGGGTCCACAGCAGGCTGCGGCCGGTCAGACGGGTTCACCCGGCGCTCCCGAGTCGGGGCCCCAGTCACAGACACAGTACCACCAGCAGCCTCGAGCAGCCGGCGAACGGGGCGAATCGAGGGAGGAACGGGCCTCGAACGAGCCGTCCGCAGACCCGGACGAGGATCCCTCGGACGAAGCGAAGGTCCGAGAACCCGCAGACGAGACGGACGAAGGGGATACCGAGGCCTCGGTGGAGGAGGCAGTTTCCGAGGACCCTTCGGCATCGGATGCGGAAGCGGATGCTGACGACGAACAGCCGCAACATCCGCGAGCCGAGCACAATCGCGGCCGATTCATCACGTCACCCGACCGAACCGCCTGGTACGCCACGCCGCTGGACCGTGACGCGATCGACGCGGCCGGTCCGACGATCGCCGGCGCACTCCCCGACGGCTCGGCGTCCGGGATCGACGAATCCGAAATCATCGCGGCGGGACCGGGTGACTCGAGCGAGTCGGATCCCTCCGACGAGGAGCAGACCGTGGCGACCCCCATGCCGGGCGCGGGGACGGAGGCGGCGGTCGACGAGGACGCCGATGTCGACGACTCGACGGAGGGTGAGCCCGTTGCTGACGACGAGCCGACGGACGATACGCAGGCCGATTCGGAACGCGACTCCGGCGAGAACCACGAGCCCGCGATCGACGGTGACGAAGACGCGGAAGAGAGTGACGAAGACGAGAGCGAAGTCGAGGCCGACGACACAGCCGACGGGACGGCCGACGACGAGATTCCGCAATCTCCCGACGAAATCGACGTTCTCTCGTTCGACGACGAAGCGGACGACGTCTCAGAGGACCAGTCGTCGGCCAACGCGAACGGAGAAAATCCGCCCGGCGATGCCGGACGTGAGACGGATCGGCAACCGGGTCCTCCCGACGAGGAGGAGTCCGGGACCGACGTTCCCGATACCGTCGACGAGCGGAGCGAAACCGACGTATCGACCCTCGAATCGACGACCGACTCGGAGACAGCCGGTGAACGGGAAACCGAGCCGACTGACTCCGAAGCCGAGAACGACGCCGGCGAACCGGCCGTGGACGACGGCGACGAACCGGCTGCGGATACGCTCTCGAGCTTCGAGTTCGAGGAGGGCCAGTTCGAGGCCGACGAGCCGGACGTGACCGTCGAGGAGGCCGTGGACACGATGAACGAGGACGCGCCGGCCCCGGAACTCTCGAGCCACCGATTCGACGTGCGGGCGGAGGAGACCGACGACGGCAGCGCGGTGCTGACCCTCGAGTTCGGCGCCGAGACGATCGATATCACCGGCTCGACGGAACGGTTACTCCAGTATCAGATGCAGAGCTTCGCGGAGAAAGACTCGACGCCCGACGCTGACGTCACCATCGGTCGGGACCGGATCGTGATCGAGATCCCCGACTCCGACGGTGCCGCCATCCAGCAGTGGGGCGAAGCGGCCGTCAGCATCATCGACCGGACGCTGTACCTCTCGGACAACAGCGACGACAGCTAA
- a CDS encoding DUF7504 family protein, translating to MEDERGGVVPDRASFTRTLGTLKQEGSNILLVGAAAGTHETACHQLLGADERDSRYRLFVTAGDDRTTARDGDDVATDRVRTIDSREVLEIGTATDETETDRPSLGTLGIEIVETINDFDDSADGFSPSELRVCVDSLVPLLQTYDTETVFRLLHMTTARVDQANGMGHYHLPLDPDHDAVNLLEPMFDAVVTVRSRNGTDEQRWYLRETDTTTDWLEL from the coding sequence ATGGAAGACGAGCGAGGGGGAGTCGTGCCGGACCGTGCGTCGTTCACGCGGACCCTCGGTACGCTCAAGCAGGAGGGGAGCAATATTTTGCTCGTCGGTGCGGCGGCGGGTACACACGAGACGGCCTGTCACCAACTGCTCGGTGCAGACGAGCGGGACTCGCGATACCGACTCTTCGTGACGGCGGGGGACGATCGAACGACCGCAAGAGACGGGGACGACGTTGCGACCGACCGGGTTCGGACGATCGATTCGAGGGAAGTACTCGAGATCGGCACGGCGACGGACGAAACCGAGACCGATCGCCCGTCGCTGGGAACGCTCGGGATCGAGATCGTCGAGACGATCAACGACTTCGACGATTCGGCGGACGGATTTTCACCGTCGGAACTTCGCGTCTGTGTCGATTCGCTCGTTCCGTTGTTGCAGACGTACGACACCGAGACGGTGTTTCGTCTGCTGCACATGACGACTGCACGGGTCGATCAGGCGAACGGGATGGGACACTACCACCTCCCGCTTGATCCCGACCACGACGCCGTCAACCTCCTCGAGCCGATGTTCGACGCCGTCGTCACGGTTCGCTCCCGGAACGGGACAGACGAACAGCGGTGGTATCTCCGCGAGACCGATACGACGACGGACTGGCTCGAGCTATAG
- a CDS encoding DUF7547 family protein: MADHDDELVDAVRELTRTIDDLRTELDGSAPRRSPPLRPPTPREILRFTDEIALPAALAVLETSVRALEAFQRSLKVVRTGRTARDRTSEAAEATSERASAFRRTTLSQLDTVLAELQRAASGGGLPADDEARDLLAEARELRDDVDSRLRDVAERESDSSDFDRSESGDGVSIDIEDGPPSDPEMETDRDDEDDSAVDVDAELETLRDQYGEEDDSSSDDGAGAADSDAEDDDAENGNDDR; this comes from the coding sequence ATGGCCGATCACGACGACGAACTCGTCGACGCGGTTCGCGAACTGACGCGAACGATCGACGATCTCCGGACGGAACTCGACGGCTCGGCCCCACGCCGTAGCCCGCCGCTCCGACCACCGACGCCCCGGGAGATTCTCCGGTTCACGGACGAAATCGCCCTTCCCGCCGCGCTGGCCGTCCTCGAGACCAGCGTTCGCGCGCTCGAGGCGTTCCAGCGGAGCCTGAAGGTCGTTCGGACCGGGCGAACGGCCCGAGATCGAACGTCGGAAGCCGCCGAGGCGACGAGCGAGCGGGCGAGTGCCTTCCGACGGACGACGCTCTCGCAGCTCGATACCGTCCTGGCCGAACTCCAGCGAGCCGCGTCGGGCGGCGGACTCCCCGCCGACGACGAGGCTCGCGACCTCCTCGCGGAGGCCCGCGAACTCCGCGACGACGTCGACAGCCGCCTTCGGGACGTCGCCGAGCGAGAGTCGGACTCGTCCGATTTCGATCGATCGGAGTCCGGGGACGGCGTCAGCATCGATATCGAGGACGGTCCGCCGAGCGACCCCGAGATGGAGACGGACCGCGACGACGAGGACGACTCCGCCGTCGACGTCGATGCCGAACTCGAGACGCTCCGGGATCAGTACGGGGAGGAGGACGATAGCTCGAGCGATGATGGCGCAGGCGCTGCTGACTCCGATGCTGAGGACGACGATGCTGAAAACGGAAACGATGACCGGTGA
- a CDS encoding nucleic acid-binding protein has product MSMDATRYEDGSISYPGHPRGPGGAEPVETIDLSEYTAKVVTWTTSTATPPGVREPNHLAIVEFDLSEARSASDNRTESDDEGDSVRAIGQLTTGDIETGDEVRPVYVDELREPGAGIREPESQEWDGYRFEPV; this is encoded by the coding sequence ATGAGCATGGACGCGACGCGCTACGAGGACGGATCGATCAGTTACCCCGGTCACCCGCGCGGTCCGGGCGGGGCGGAACCGGTCGAGACGATCGACCTCAGCGAGTACACCGCCAAGGTCGTGACGTGGACGACGAGTACGGCCACGCCACCTGGTGTGCGCGAGCCCAATCACCTCGCGATCGTCGAATTCGACCTCAGCGAGGCGCGGAGCGCCTCGGATAATCGGACGGAGTCCGATGACGAGGGAGACTCGGTCCGCGCGATCGGTCAGCTGACCACCGGCGACATCGAGACGGGCGACGAGGTGCGGCCGGTGTACGTCGACGAGCTCCGCGAGCCCGGTGCGGGCATCAGAGAACCGGAGAGTCAAGAGTGGGACGGCTATCGGTTCGAGCCGGTCTAG
- a CDS encoding thiolase C-terminal domain-containing protein has translation MERVAIIGASMTQFGQREGEWIMDLLAEAGIECLEDAGVDADDVDHLYVSNMTSGEFEGQTGVMNALVHDLGAMPAYTQRVDQTSASGGAGIYAAWQSIESGASDMTLLVGGEKMTHRSTPETTDIIASVTHPAEYKVGVTLPSFAGLTARHYLERFDAPRENLGKVAVKNHKNGVDNPHAQFQKEVDLETILESPIVADPLRLYDFCPITDGSAALMFCPESVAKEYTDDYVVVSGVDGATDTQVVHEREDPTVMGGVVESGKGAYEMSGLGPEDIDVAELHDMFTILEFLQMEGLGFAEQGEAWKLVEEGYTERDTGELPTNTSGGLKSKGHPLGASGVAQGVEIYEQLVGEAGPRQVDADAGLCCNVGGFGNCVITTIMEAAQ, from the coding sequence ATGGAACGAGTTGCGATCATCGGCGCCTCGATGACTCAGTTCGGGCAACGCGAGGGCGAATGGATCATGGATCTCCTCGCGGAGGCCGGCATCGAGTGTCTCGAGGACGCGGGTGTCGATGCGGACGACGTCGACCACCTGTACGTCTCGAATATGACCAGCGGCGAGTTCGAGGGACAGACCGGCGTGATGAACGCGCTGGTACACGATCTCGGTGCGATGCCGGCGTACACCCAGCGCGTCGACCAGACGAGTGCGAGCGGTGGCGCGGGTATCTACGCCGCCTGGCAGTCGATCGAAAGCGGGGCCAGCGACATGACGTTGCTCGTCGGCGGCGAGAAGATGACCCACCGATCGACGCCCGAGACGACCGACATCATCGCATCGGTGACGCACCCAGCGGAGTACAAAGTCGGCGTCACGCTCCCGTCGTTCGCTGGCCTCACCGCCCGCCACTACCTCGAGCGGTTCGACGCGCCTCGCGAGAACCTCGGGAAAGTCGCGGTCAAGAACCACAAAAACGGCGTGGACAACCCCCACGCCCAGTTTCAGAAGGAAGTCGACCTCGAGACGATCCTCGAGTCGCCCATCGTGGCGGACCCGCTGCGGCTGTACGACTTCTGTCCGATCACGGACGGCTCGGCGGCGCTCATGTTCTGTCCCGAATCCGTCGCGAAGGAGTATACGGACGACTACGTGGTCGTTTCGGGGGTCGACGGGGCGACGGACACGCAGGTCGTCCACGAGCGCGAGGATCCGACGGTGATGGGCGGCGTCGTCGAGAGTGGCAAAGGCGCATACGAGATGAGTGGGCTCGGTCCCGAGGACATCGACGTGGCCGAACTCCACGACATGTTCACCATCCTCGAGTTCCTCCAGATGGAGGGGCTCGGATTCGCCGAGCAGGGCGAGGCCTGGAAACTCGTCGAGGAGGGATACACCGAGCGAGACACCGGCGAGCTGCCGACCAACACCTCGGGCGGGCTCAAGTCGAAAGGCCACCCGCTGGGAGCCAGCGGTGTGGCACAGGGCGTCGAGATCTACGAACAGCTCGTCGGCGAGGCCGGCCCGCGACAGGTCGATGCGGATGCGGGACTGTGTTGTAACGTCGGGGGCTTCGGCAACTGCGTGATTACGACCATCATGGAGGCTGCACAATGA
- a CDS encoding OB-fold domain-containing protein: MTMEATRYEDGSISYPGHPRGPGGTEPVETIDLSEYTAEVVTWTTSTATPPGVREPNHLAIVEFDVDGESVRAIGQLTTGDVETGDEVRPVYVDELREPGAGIREPDSQEWDGYRFEPV; the protein is encoded by the coding sequence ATGACGATGGAAGCGACGCGTTACGAGGACGGCTCGATCAGTTACCCCGGTCATCCGCGAGGGCCGGGCGGGACGGAACCGGTCGAGACGATCGATCTCAGCGAGTACACTGCGGAAGTCGTGACGTGGACGACCAGTACCGCGACGCCGCCCGGCGTCCGCGAGCCCAATCACCTCGCGATCGTCGAATTCGACGTGGATGGTGAGTCCGTCCGTGCGATCGGTCAGTTGACTACCGGCGACGTCGAGACGGGCGACGAGGTGCGACCAGTGTACGTCGACGAACTCCGCGAACCCGGTGCGGGTATCAGAGAGCCCGACAGTCAGGAGTGGGACGGCTACCGGTTCGAACCGGTGTAA